One window from the genome of Ovis canadensis isolate MfBH-ARS-UI-01 breed Bighorn chromosome 21, ARS-UI_OviCan_v2, whole genome shotgun sequence encodes:
- the ZNHIT2 gene encoding zinc finger HIT domain-containing protein 2, which yields MEPAGPCGFCPTGEAQPARYTCPRCNVPYCSLRCYRAHGSCAEEFYRDQVLGELRGRSASPSRLATALRRLRQQRETEDEPGDAGLRSGPAPGGLSGLWERLAPAEKVAFERLLSRGEAGRLLPPWRPWWWGRGAGPRLLEELGDAPGGDAEELEPCSARMPPEPVRDEPAAVEPVLGDLPGACPPAVPTRIPALASLSRGRTSPLVRFQLPNVLFAYAHTLALYHGGDEALLSDFCATLLGVSGALGSQQVFASAEEALQAAAHVLEAGEHPPGPLGTRGAMREAARILLGEGPANQKSYTLAALGDLAQTLGRARKQAVAPEERDRLYRARKKCQFLLSWTNENEDALTPLAVDCATAHRAHTVAAEEVAALTGELEQLWGGPLPPARRTLIEELPG from the coding sequence ATGGAGCCGGCCGGGCCGTGTGGCTTCTGCCCCACTGGGGAGGCCCAGCCGGCTCGCTACACTTGCCCTCGCTGTAACGTGCCCTACTGCTCGCTGCGCTGCTACCGGGCGCATGGCAGCTGCGCCGAAGAGTTCTACCGTGACCAGGTGCTGGGAGAACTGCGCGGTCGCAGCGCCTCGCCCAGCCGCCTGGCCACCGCCCTGCGCCGGCTGCGTCAGCAACGTGAGACCGAGGATGAGCCCGGGGACGCAGGCCTCAGGTCTGGCCCGGCGCCCGGCGGCCTCTCAGGACTCTGGGAGCGGCTGGCCCCGGCCGAGAAGGTGGCCTTCGAGCGGCTGCTGAGCCGAGGCGAGGCCGGGCGGCTGTTGCCTCCGTGGCGGCCATGGTGGTGGGGTCGCGGGGCCGGGCCGCGGCTTCTGGAGGAGCTAGGTGATGCCCCAGGCGGCGATGCCGAGGAACTGGAGCCCTGCTCCGCGAGGATGCCGCCGGAACCCGTGAGGGATGAGCCCGCGGCTGTCGAGCCGGTTCTTGGAGACCTCCCCGGGGCCTGCCCTCCCGCCGTGCCCACCCGGATCCCCGCGCTGGCCAGCCTGAGCAGGGGCCGGACGTCGCCGCTCGTGCGCTTCCAGCTGCCCAACGTGCTATTTGCCTACGCGCACACTCTGGCCTTATATCACGGCGGCGACGAGGCGCTGCTCTCGGACTTCTGTGCCACACTGCTCGGCGTTTCCGgagccctgggctcccagcaggtCTTCGCCTCTGCAGAGGAAGCCCTGCAGGCCGCAGCCCATGTGCTGGAAGCAGGCGAGCATCCCCCCGGACCTCTGGGCACACGGGGAGCCATGCGCGAGGCTGCCCGCATTCTGCTGGGTGAGGGCCCGGCCAACCAGAAAAGCTACACGCTGGCAGCGCTGGGGGACCTGGCGCAAACCCTGGGCCGGGCCCGGAAACAAGCGGTGGCCCCCGAAGAACGAGATCGCCTCTACCGGGCCCGAAAGAAATGCCAGTTCCTTCTGTCTTGGACCAACGAAAATGAGGACGCCCTCACACCCCTGGCTGTAGACTGTGCCACGGCCCACCGAGCTCACACTGTGGCGGCTGAGGAGGTGGCAGCCCTCACGGGGGAGCTGGAGCAGCTTTGGGGAGGCCCCCTGCCACCTGCCCGGAGGACTCTTATTGAGGAGCTCCCCGGCTGA
- the FAU gene encoding ubiquitin-like FUBI-ribosomal protein eS30 fusion protein, with the protein MQLFVRAQELHTLEVTGQETVAQIKAHVASLEGIAPEDQVLLLAGTPLEDEATLGQCGVEALSTLEVAGRMLGGKVHGSLARAGKVRGQTPKVAKQEKKKKKTGRAKRRMQYNRRFVNVVPTFGKKKGPNANS; encoded by the exons ATGCAGCTCTTTGTCCGCGCCCAGGAGCTACACACTCTCGAGGTGACCGGCCAGGAGACGGTCGCCCAAATCAAG GCTCATGTAGCTTCGTTGGAGGGCATCGCTCCAGAAGATCAAGTCCTGCTCCTGGCTGGCACCCCCCTAGAGGATGAGGCTACTCTGGGCCAGTGTGGGGTGGAGGCTCTGAGTACTCTGGAAGTAGCCGGCCGCATGCTTGGAG GTAAAGTCCATGGTTCCCTGGCCCGTGCTGGGAAAGTGAGAGGTCAGACTCCCAAG GTGGCCAagcaagagaagaagaagaagaagacggGCAGGGCCAAGAGGCGTATGCAGTACAACCGGCGCTTTGTCAATGTTGTGCCCACCTTTGGCAAGAAGAAGGGCCCTAATGCTAACTCCTAA
- the MRPL49 gene encoding large ribosomal subunit protein mL49 — translation MAAATFRIVLRGWRTGVPPGCGLRRLTQGTPDYPRFLESVDEYHFVERLLPPTSIPKPPKHEHYPTPCGWQPPRDPPPNLPYFVRRSRMHNIPVYKDITHGNRQMTVIRKVEGDIWALQKDVEDFLSPLLGKTPITQVNEVTGTLRIKGYFDQQLKAWLLEKGF, via the exons ATGGCGGCGGCTACGTTTCGGATTGTGCTGCGGGGCTGGAGGACCGGTGTTCCGCCGGGCTGCGGATTACGGCGACTG ACCCAGGGGACTCCTGATTACCCCCGCTTCCTGGAGTCTGTGGATGAATACCATTTTGTGGAGCGCCTGTTACCCCCCACCAGCATCCCAAAGCCCCCAAAGCACGAACATTATCCCACTCCTTGTGGTTGGCAGCCCCCTAGAG ACCCCCCACCCAACCTGCCCTACTTCGTGCGGCGCTCTCGGATGCACAACATCCCAGTCTATAAGGACATCACGCATGGAAACCGTCAGATGACTGTGATCCGGAAGGTGGAGGGGGACATTTGG GCCCTGCAGAAGGATGTGGAAGATTTTCTGAGCCCACTGCTGGGGAAGACACCTATCACCCAGGTCAATGAGGTGACCGGTACCCTTCGGATCAAGGGCTACTTTGATCAGCAGCTCAAAGCCTggctcctggagaagggcttctGA
- the SYVN1 gene encoding E3 ubiquitin-protein ligase synoviolin, with the protein MFRTAVMMAASLALTGAVVAHAYYLKHQFYPTVVYLTKSSPSMAVLYIQAFVLVFLLGKVMGKVFFGQLRAAEMEHLLERSWYAVTETCLAFTVFRDDFSPRFVALFTLLLFLKCFHWLAEDRVDFMERSPNISWLFHCRIVSLMFLLGILDFLFVSHAYHSILTRGASVQLVFGFEYAILMTMVLTIFIKYVLHSVDLQSENPWDNKAVYMLYTELFTGFIKVLLYMAFMTIMIKVHTFPLFAIRPMYLAMRQFKKAVTDAIMSRRAIRNMNTLYPDATPEELQAMDNVCIICREEMVTGAKRLPCNHIFHTSCLRSWFQRQQTCPTCRMDVLRASLPTQSPPPPEPADQGPPPAPHAPPLLPQPPNFPQGLLPPFPPGMFPLWPPMGPFPPVPPPPSSGEAVAPPSSSAAALSRPNGAATTTAAAAASAPAPGSASSPEASPAPGFPFPPPWMSMPLPPPFAFPPMPVPPAGFAGLTPEELRALEGHERQHLEARLQSLRNIHTLLDAAMLQINQYLTVLASLGPPRPATTANPTEEAAPSAVAATSSTSIPSSEATTPSPGASPPAPEPEKPSAPESAGTEELPEDGEPDAAELRRRRLQKLESPVAH; encoded by the exons ATGTTCCGAACTGCCGTGATGATGGCGGCCAGCCTGGCGCTGACCGGGGCCGTGGTGGCTCATGCCTACTACCTCAAGCACCAGTTCTACCCCACGGTGGTGTACCTGACCAAGTCTAGCCCCAGCATGGCA GTCCTGTATATCCAGGCCTTTGTCCTTGTCTTCCTCTTGGGCAAGGTGATGGGCAAAGTGTTTTTCGGACAGCTGAGGGCAGCAGAGATGGAG CACCTTCTGGAACGTTCCTGGTATGCTGTCACTGAGACTTGTCTGGCCTTCACCGTCTTTCGGGACGACTTCAGCCCCCGCTTTGTTGCTCTCTTtactctccttctcttcctcaagTGTTTTCACTGGCTGGCTGAGGACCGTGTGGACTTT ATGGAACGCAGCCCCAATATCTCCTGGCTCTTTCACTGCCGCATTGTCT CCCTTATGTTCCTCCTGGGTATCCTGGACTTCCTCTTCGTCAGCCATGCCTATCACAGCATCCTGACCCGAGGGGCCTCTGTGCAGCTGGTGTTTGGCTTTGAG tATGCCATCCTGATGACCATGGTGCTCACCATCTTCATCAAGTATGTGCTACACTCTGTGGACCTCCAGAGCGAAAATCCCTGGGACAACAAGGCTGTGTACATGCTCTACACCGAGCTGTTCACAG GCTTCATCAAGGTTCTGCTGTACATGGCTTTCATGACCATTATGATCAAGGTGCACACGTTCCCCCTCTTCGCCATCCGGCCGATGTACCTGGCCATGAG GCAGTTCAAGAAAGCTGTGACTGACGCCATCATGTCTCGCCGAGCTATCCGCAACATGAACACTCT GTATCCAGATGCCACCCCAGAGGAACTGCAGGCGATGGACAATGTCTGCATTATCTGCCGAGAAGAGATGGTGACTGGTGCCAAGAGACTGCCCTGCAACCACATTTTCCATACCAG CTGCCTGCGCTCCTGGTTCCAGCGGCAGCAGACCTGCCCCACCTGCCGTATGGACGTCCTTCGGGCATCGCTGCCGACCCAGTCACCGCCACCCCCTGAGCCTGCAGATCAGGGGCCGCCACCTGCCCCCCACGCCCCACCACTCCTGCCCCAGCCCCCCAACT TCCCCCAGggcctcctgcctcccttccctccagGCATGTTCCCGCTGTGGCCCCCCATGGGCCCCTTTCCGCCTGTCCCACCTCCCCCCAGCTCAGGAGAGGCTGTGGCCCCTCCATCCAGCAGTGCAG CCGCCCTTTCTCGGCCCAATGGAGCAGCCACAACCACAGCCGCTGCTGCCGCCTCTGCCCCAGCACCTGGCTCTGCCTCTTCCCCGGAGGCCAGCCCTGCCCCCGGtttccccttcccccctccctggATGAGCATGCCGCTGCCTCCACCCTTTG cCTTCCCCCCCatgcctgtgcctcctgcaggctTTGCTGGGCTGACCCCAGAGGAGCTGCGGGCTCTGGAAGGCCACGAGCGACAGCACCTGGAGGCCCGGCTACAGAGCCTGCGCAACATCCACACGCTGCTGGACGCCGCCATGCTGCAGATCAACCAGTACCTCACCGTGCTCGCCTCCCTGGG GCCCCCCCGGCCTGCCACCACAGCTAACCCCACTGAGGAGGCTGCCCCTAGCGCTGTTGCTGCCACCTCTTCCACCAGCATCCCCAGCTCTGAAGCCACCACCCCATCCCCGGGAGCCTCCCCACCAGCCCCTGAACCTGAGAAGCCTTCAG CTCCGGAGTCAGCGGGCACCGAGGAGCTGCCTGAAGATGGGGAGCCTGATGCAGCGGAGCTGCGCCGCCGCCGCCTACAAAAGCTGGAGTCCCCTGTTGCCCACTGA